From the Alkalilimnicola sp. S0819 genome, one window contains:
- the brnA gene encoding type II toxin-antitoxin system BrnA family antitoxin, which translates to MSKQRKTPPEFKTEAEERAFWESHDSSDYVDWSKAQPARFPNLKPTTKTISLRLPVSVLERIKVEAHRRDVPYQSLIKTWLAEHLDRDLPR; encoded by the coding sequence ATGAGCAAGCAGCGCAAGACGCCCCCTGAGTTCAAGACCGAGGCCGAGGAACGCGCCTTTTGGGAAAGTCATGACTCCAGTGACTACGTGGACTGGAGCAAGGCCCAGCCTGCGCGGTTCCCGAACCTCAAGCCGACGACTAAAACGATTTCGTTGCGGCTTCCTGTGAGCGTACTGGAGCGCATCAAGGTTGAAGCGCACCGGCGAGACGTCCCTTATCAGTCCCTGATCAAGACTTGGTTGGCCGAACATCTGGATCGCGACCTTCCTCGATGA
- a CDS encoding BrnT family toxin — MIDWTRATGFDWDEGNARKSADKHGVAQAEAEQTFFNEPLLLVPDPKHSQDEQRYHALGVTDLGRQLHITFTLRSAGTLIRVISARDMHRKERATYEQAAQDAP, encoded by the coding sequence ATGATCGACTGGACCAGAGCCACTGGCTTCGACTGGGACGAAGGCAACGCCCGCAAGAGCGCCGACAAACACGGCGTGGCGCAGGCTGAGGCCGAGCAGACATTCTTCAACGAACCGCTGCTCTTGGTGCCCGACCCCAAGCACAGCCAGGACGAGCAGCGCTACCATGCCCTTGGAGTTACTGACCTGGGCCGGCAACTGCACATTACCTTCACGCTGCGCTCGGCCGGAACCCTGATCCGGGTTATCTCGGCGCGAGACATGCACCGCAAGGAGAGGGCCACTTATGAGCAAGCAGCGCAAGACGCCCCCTGA